The following are encoded together in the Lactuca sativa cultivar Salinas chromosome 1, Lsat_Salinas_v11, whole genome shotgun sequence genome:
- the LOC111894725 gene encoding uncharacterized protein LOC111894725 isoform X2: MEVVEVSGGVKPIIVGGGVERVNSERDQVRVKRKTLEAVLDQCQRALELLSTTGCIEDDDESGDEVVDDGDSAGTSSGCRGSYPQSQDGEADLLCSLLKSRVECPDFLQKLESAQVSVPQGSAENNSWDVVSEKDLWEGGNMVSDEDYVLVRQDDIVDGIACFMAAYLLSLKETKDLSPKQLQDALCKTFSMKKQKGKLRKAWDGSKVIYNVASWGATAIGIYQNPAILRAASAAFWTSCNVISKLF; the protein is encoded by the exons ATGGAGGTCGTTGAGGTGTCGGGTGGTGTTAAACCCATCATCGTCGGCGGTGGTGTTGAGAGGGTAAATTCCGAAAGGGATCAGGTTCGTGTGAAGAGAAAAACCCTAGAGGCGGTTCTTGATCAATGCCAACGAGCTCTTGAATTGCTTAGCACTACTGGTTGTATTGAAGATGATGACGAAAGTGGTGATGAAGTTGTTGATGATGGTGATTCTGCCGGAACGAGCAGCGGCTGTCGTGGATCTTATCCGCAATCGCAGGACGGCGAGGCTGATTTG CTATGCAGTCTACTGAAGTCGAGAGTTGAATGCCCggattttcttcaaaaactagaGAGCGCACAGGTGTCTGTTCCACAGGGTTCAGCAG AAAATAATTCATGGGACGTGGTGAGTGAAAAGGATCTATGGGAAGGTGGAAATATGGTGTCAGATGAAGATTATGTGTTAGTGAGACAAGATGATATCGTGGATGGAATTGCATGCTTCATGGCTGCATATTTACTTTCCCTTAAAGAGACCAAG GATTTGAGTCCAAAACAACTCCAGGATG CCCTTTGCAAGACATTCTCCATGAAAAAACAAAAGGGAAAGCTTAGAAAGGCATGGGATGGAAGCAAAGTTATCTACAACGTTGCATCTTGGGGCGCAACAGCCATcgg GATATACCAGAACCCGGCTATTCTAAGGGCAGCTTCAGCAGCATTCTGGACTTCATGCAATGTCATATCCAAGCTTTTCTGA
- the LOC111894725 gene encoding uncharacterized protein LOC111894725 isoform X1 — protein MEVVEVSGGVKPIIVGGGVERVNSERDQVRVKRKTLEAVLDQCQRALELLSTTGCIEDDDESGDEVVDDGDSAGTSSGCRGSYPQSQDGEADLLCSLLKSRVECPDFLQKLESAQVSVPQGSAEENNSWDVVSEKDLWEGGNMVSDEDYVLVRQDDIVDGIACFMAAYLLSLKETKDLSPKQLQDALCKTFSMKKQKGKLRKAWDGSKVIYNVASWGATAIGIYQNPAILRAASAAFWTSCNVISKLF, from the exons ATGGAGGTCGTTGAGGTGTCGGGTGGTGTTAAACCCATCATCGTCGGCGGTGGTGTTGAGAGGGTAAATTCCGAAAGGGATCAGGTTCGTGTGAAGAGAAAAACCCTAGAGGCGGTTCTTGATCAATGCCAACGAGCTCTTGAATTGCTTAGCACTACTGGTTGTATTGAAGATGATGACGAAAGTGGTGATGAAGTTGTTGATGATGGTGATTCTGCCGGAACGAGCAGCGGCTGTCGTGGATCTTATCCGCAATCGCAGGACGGCGAGGCTGATTTG CTATGCAGTCTACTGAAGTCGAGAGTTGAATGCCCggattttcttcaaaaactagaGAGCGCACAGGTGTCTGTTCCACAGGGTTCAGCAG AAGAAAATAATTCATGGGACGTGGTGAGTGAAAAGGATCTATGGGAAGGTGGAAATATGGTGTCAGATGAAGATTATGTGTTAGTGAGACAAGATGATATCGTGGATGGAATTGCATGCTTCATGGCTGCATATTTACTTTCCCTTAAAGAGACCAAG GATTTGAGTCCAAAACAACTCCAGGATG CCCTTTGCAAGACATTCTCCATGAAAAAACAAAAGGGAAAGCTTAGAAAGGCATGGGATGGAAGCAAAGTTATCTACAACGTTGCATCTTGGGGCGCAACAGCCATcgg GATATACCAGAACCCGGCTATTCTAAGGGCAGCTTCAGCAGCATTCTGGACTTCATGCAATGTCATATCCAAGCTTTTCTGA
- the LOC111894751 gene encoding protein NETWORKED 2A-like: MLTRASRNAYSWWWASHIRTKQSKWLDQNLQDMEEKVEYIMKIITEDGDSFRVRAEQYYQKRPEIVNFVEDTFREYRALAERYDHLSKDLQSANRTIAVIFPERVQMSIDEEDDEDFAFSVEEHEKHPTGAPLPLPTPMLEAPKLNHLPKMENAVQAVLKKKKMPRKLMSKKGLIKIGVDEKAPVKSSGMSKDEALEEIDKLQKEILGFQTEKEFVKCSYENAISKFWEIETNITEMHAKISNLQDELEVRTVIEDNDAQTLMASSALKMCGETLANLKHKQNRVEKEATVEHKRVGDIRKKFEALISSNNSNSDLKNIEQTGQQVKDKTTKIEEKQQNVENRDGNGQEGLIESQPKCNFDQKESETVEDRKSRIKEEILGKSEPVTISKVAEKIEKLVDKVIILEIDLASQTALVMRLRFENDDLHEQLQSLEHDNKNLVDDSNEMKMKIKRLEEQLEGIQSLDQKVKGQNVHLETRFDDASVNLDNASNELLIAEPDENASDDEEKKEYDKRSEVQEENDLVKKPNEDNDDFEGFVMKPNEDSHELEDSVKKKDMEMEGGKELEQEQEQEKEQEQEQGQGQGQEQQQGQGQGQEEEQEQSLTKRVINEEHDIVVDVNGDRMDEEDQSNLKRKFSYEIEEREKMLLEEYKSTLRNYKELKKKLTETETKNRARLFKTAVEMKMLKNSNDSKDNEIRSLHEKLKLFETNLDKNVDFEVTKAQDSVIKEVETTEIDSTDEGAHEREEFDEKKEGDQDSNGDENLETEVKKDPDLNDGVDDPNEIREVEDEIRREIDEFRKESLELWLRFSTTYHQINRFQDTTNDLLKEIQEARDAKEGKEKKHEYGLAHAISKRHYQQNSPSFASDIRPIYRHLQDMLAEVTLWLESSEILEDDLQHRLISLCEIQNELANLTNDDSKSEKKARPLNDCQAAKFQGEVLNMKQENNKVLEELRAACERVKRIHIEIEETLIKLDADLGKKKRSNSKSKVPFRSFLFGVKLRKKHRPSSLLRGMSHSLQRQYSKVQESPQKEKEEAS; this comes from the exons atgtTGACAAGAGCTTCAAGAAATGCATATTCATGGTGGTGGGCTAGCCACATCAGGACCAAGCAATCAAAATGGCTGGACCAGAATCTCCAAG ATATGGAGGAAAAGGTAGAATACATAATGAAAATCATCACAGAAGATGGAGACTCGTTTAGGGTTAGGGCTGAACAATACTATCAGAAAAGGCCCGAGATCGTAAACTTCGTAGAAGATACTTTTCGGGAATATCGAGCATTAGCAGAAAGATACGATCATTTATCAAAAGATCTACAAAGCGCGAATCGAACCATCGCCGTTATCTTCCCCGAAAGGGTACAGATGTCAATTGACGAAGAAGATGACGAAGATTTCGCGTTTAGTGTAGAGGAACATGAAAAGCACCCTACAGGTGCGCCATTGCCGTTGCCAACGCCGATGCTAGAAGCACCGAAACTAAACCATCTTCCAAAAATGGAAAACGCAGTTCAAGCAGTGCTTAAGAAAAAGAAAATGCCAAGAAAACTGATGTCAAAAAAAGGACTTATCAAAATCGGGGTTGACGAAAAAGCTCCCGTAAAAAGCTCCGGAATGAGTAAAGACGAGGCACTTGAGGAGATCGATAAGCTTCAAAAGGAAATCTTAGGGTTTCAGACTGAAAAAGAATTTGTAAAATGTTCATACGAAAACGCGATATCAAAGTTTTGGGAAATCGAGACCAACATCACTGAGATGCATGCTAAAATTAGCAATTTGCAGGATGAGTTGGAGGTAAGGACTGTGATCGAGGATAACGATGCTCAAACCTTGATGGCGTCTTCTGCATTGAAAATGTGTGGAGAAACACTCGCCAACttgaagcataaacaaaatcgcgTTGAAAAAGAGGCGACGGTTGAACACAAAAGGGTTGGTGATATTAGAAAGAAGTTTGAGGCTCTGATATCGAGCAATAACAGTAATTCAGATTTAAAAAACATCGAGCAAACGGGCCAACAGGTTAAAGACAAAACAACAAAAATCGAAGAGAAACAGCAGAATGTAGAGAATAGAGATGGAAATGGTCAAGAAGGATTGATCGAAAGTCAACCCAAATGTAATTTTGACCAAAAAGAATCTGAAACGGTTGAAGATAGAAAATCGAGGATCAAAGAAGAGATTCTTGGAAAAAGCGAACCTGTCACTATCTCTAAAGTTGCTGAGAAGATTGAGAAACTTGTTGATAAGGTCATCATATTGGAAATTGATTTGGCGTCCCAGACTGCACTTGTGATGAGGCTTAGATTCGAAAACGATGATCTTCATGAACAACTTCAAAGTTTGGAACATGACAACAAGAACCTCGTTGATGATTCAAATGaaatgaagatgaagatcaaaAGGCTTGAGGAACAATTAGAAGGAATTCAGAGCCTTGACCAGAAAGTCAAAGGGCAAAATGTGCATTTGGAAACCAGGTTCGATGATGCAAGTGTTAATCTTGATAATGCATCTAATGAGCTTTTAATCGCTGAACCAGATGAAAACGCTTCAGACgatgaagaaaagaaagaatATGATAAAAGATCAGAAGTACAAGAAGagaatgatttagtaaagaaacCTAATGAAGATAATGATGACTTTGAGGGTTTTGTAATGAAACCTAATGAAGATAGTCATGAGTTAGAGGATTCTGTAAAGAAAAAGGATATGGAAATGGAAGGAGGAAAAGAGCTTGAGCAAGAGCAAGAGCAAGAGAAAGAGCAAGAGCAAGAACAAGGACAAGGACAAGGACAAGAACAACAACAAGGACAAGGACAAGGACAagaagaagaacaagaacaatCATTGACAAAAAGGGTGATCAATGAAGAACATGATATTGTTGTTGATGTTAATGGTGATAGAATGGATGAAGAAGATCAATCGAATTTGAAGCGTAAATTTTCATATGAAATAGAAGAAAGAGAGAAAATGTTACTTGAGGAGTACAAATCGACTTTGAGAAACTACAAGGAATTGAAAAAGAAGCTCACTGAAACCGAAACAAAGAATCGTGCAAGATTGTTCAAAACCGCTGTCGAGATGAAGATGTTGAAAAATTCAAATGACTCGAAAGATAACGAGATTCGTTCGTTACacgaaaaattaaaactttttgaaACAAACTTAGATAAAAATGTAGACTTTGAAGTAACAAAAGCACAAGATTCAGTTATAAAAGAAGTTGAAACTACGGAAATTGATTCCACTGATGAAGGGGCACATGAAAGAGAAGAATTTGATGAAAAAAAGGAAGGTGATCAAGACTCAAATGGTGATGAAAACTTAGAGACCGAAGTAAAGAAAGATCCAGATTTAAATGATGGCGTTGATGACCCTAATGAAATTAGAGAAGTAGAAGATGAGATACGTAGAGAAATCGATGAATTTAGAAAAGAGAGCTTAGAGTTATGGTTAAGATTTAGTACAACATATCACCAAATAAACAGGTTTCAAGATACAACAAATGACCTACTAAAAGAAATACAGGAAGCAAGAGATGCAAAAGAAGGGAAAGAAAAGAAACACGAATATGGGCTTGCGCATGCGATTAGTAAACGCCACTATCAACAAAACTCTCCCTCTTTTGCCTCAGATATTCGACCAATATATCGACATTTACAAGACATGTTGGCAGAAGTGACTCTATGGTTGGAATCGAGTGAAATATTAGAAGACGATTTACAACATAGATTAATATCACTTTGCGAAATTCAAAATGAATTAGCAAATTTGACAAATGACGATTCAAAATCTGAAAAGAAAGCGAGACCACTTAATGATTGTCAAGCTGCAAAATTTCAAGGGGAAGTTCTTAACATGAAGCAAGAGAATAATAAAGTGTTGGAGGAGTTACGAGCTGCATGTGAAAGGGTCAAAAGGATACATATTGAAATCGAAGAGACATTGATAAAGTTAGATGCAGATCTTGGTAAGAAAAAAAGGTCAAACTCTAAGTCAAAGGTACCTTTCAGGTCATTCCTTTTTGGGGTTAAGTTAAGAAAGAAGCATAGGCCTTCTTCACTATTAAGAGGTATGAGTCATTCATTGCAAAGACAGTACAGTAAAGTCCAAGAATCACCAcagaaagagaaagaagaagcTAGCTGA
- the LOC111894752 gene encoding transcription factor bHLH131, which produces MHDTGGDDMKMKNVKLNSGISSSSCCSISSTSTVREMVKLTKVKEITHELASKKHALSERKRRRRINCHYDSLRHFFPRILKSDKASVLAETVRHLKELKKMVADLAPSHHDGERRDKQSFFIPGEKDEMSVGYVASGNKTAVRAIVCCEDRPGLNQDLTEAIHSVRGKAVKAEMATIGGRTKAEVVLELREEEDVGLLRRALKAVVENRVLGRTGLISQGYTEPEFIGFGRRYVDGERPICDQIENGLADGLIVRSLEKNTSKE; this is translated from the exons ATGCATGACACCGGTGGTGATGATATGAAGATGAAGAACGTAAAGTTGAATAGTGGAATTAGTTCAAGTAGTTGCTGCTCAATTAGTAGTACTAGTACAGTTAGAGAAATGGTGAAACTCACAAAAGTAAAAGAGATTACTCATGAGTTAGCATCCAAAAAGCATGCCCTGTCTGAGCGTAAACGTAGAAGACGAATCAATTGCCACTACGACTCTCTTAGACACTTCTTCCCTCGAATACTCAAA AGCGATAAAGCCTCGGTGCTAGCAGAGACTGTGCGTCATTTAAAAGAGCTGAAAAAAATGGTCGCCGACCTAGCGCCGTCGCATCATGACGGAGAGCGGCGTGACAAGCAATCGTTTTTTATTCCCGGCGAGAAGGACGAAATGAGCGTCGGTTACGTCGCCAGTGGCAACAAGACAGCCGTCCGAGCAATTGTCTGTTGCGAGGACCGACCGGGTCTTAATCAGGACTTGACAGAGGCGATTCATTCAGTCCGCGGGAAGGCAGTGAAGGCTGAGATGGCGACTATCGGTGGGCGAACTAAGGCGGAGGTGGTGCTGGAATTGCGGGAGGAGGAAGACGTTGGGCTGTTAAGGAGAGCGTTAAAGGCTGTTGTGGAAAATCGAGTCTTGGGTCGAACCGGGTTAATCAGTCAAGGATATACTGAACCGGAATTCATTGGTTTCGGCCGGAGGTATGTAGATGGTGAAAGGCCCATATGTGATCAAATTGAGAATGGGCTTGCTGATGGCCTAATTGTAAGAAGTTTAGAGAAAAATACAAGTAAAGAGTAA